The Nitrospira sp. sequence GATCGTCGAAGAGATCAAGGAATGCCATGAGCGTGGGCAGCCGGTCCTCGTCGGAACCATTTCGATCGAAAAGTCCGAGAAACTCTCCGGGCTCTTGAACCGGAATGGCGTCAAGCACAACGTCCTCAACGCCAAGCAGCATGAACGGGAAGCCGAAATTGTGGCTCAAGCCGGACACAAAGGCGCGGTGACGATCGCCACGAACATGGCGGGACGCGGGACGGACATTCTGCTGGGTGGCAATCCGGAATTCATGTACAAGCAGGTGCTCTATCGGGAAGAGAATATGCCGGAGAGCCGGAAACTCGAAATCTATGAAAGCATCCGATCCGACTGCGACAAGGACAAGCAGGAGGTCATCGCGCTTGGCGGACTTCATATCCTCGGTACGGAACGGCATGAAAGCCGCCGGATCGACAATCAGCTTCGCGGACGGGCCGGCCGCCAGGGCGATCCCGGCACATCGAGATTTTACTTGTCGCTTGAAGACGACCTGATGCGGATCTTCGCCTCCGAACGAGTTTCACAGTTGATGCTCAAACTCGGCATGGAGGAAGGCGTCCCCATCGAGCATGGCATGGTCACCCGCGCGATCGCGAACGCCCAGAAGAAGGTCGAAGCGCATAACTTTGAAATCCGCAAACAGCTGCTCGAATACGACGATGTCATGAACAAGCAGCGCGAAGTGATCTATCGTCACCGTCGGGCCGTCCTGAGTGGAGAAAGCCTTACCAACGATCTCCATGACATGATGGATAGTTCAGTGGAATCGTCTCTCAACGTGTACTGCCCCGCAGAACAATACCCCGAGGAATGGGACGTCAAAGGTCTGACTGAAGTCATGCAGGCTCAGTTCGGTCTCGATATCACTCAAGGGAAGAACGACGGCGGAGATTCACTCCGCGACGTCGGACGCGACGCAGTGCTGGAGGATCTTCGGGTCCACGTTCGCGATGCCTATACCAGAAAAGAGCAGGAACTGGGGCCGGACCTGATGCGTTTTCTCGAGAAGACGTTCATGCTCCAAGTCATCGACCATCATTGGAAGGATCACCTGCTGGCGATGGACCACCTGCGGGACGGCATCGGTCTTCGCGGATACGGGCAGAAAGATCCGTTGATTGAGTATAAGCGCGAGGGATTTGACCTCTTTGCGGGCATGATGGAACGAGTCAAAGCCGACACACTCGATCGGCTGTTCCATGTGCAGGCCGTCCGCCACGAAGGCGAACAGCCGGAGCCTCCGCCTCAGCCTGTCATTTCACGTCCGCAGCCCAAGCTCACTTTGAACCGTGGCGACGAACCGGCGACTGCGCCGGCCCCCGCTCACCGTGCCGACAACAAGGTCGGCCGTAATGATCCCTGCCCTTGCGGCAGCGGCAAGAAATACAAGAAGTGTCACGGGGCGTAAGAGCTGAGCTCGGTAGTGGAGCCGGACCTCGAACCTCGTCATGATGCGACAGATCCCCACCGCTGTTGACCGTTCTAGCCTTGCCCGCACACGACTCTAAGGCTGCGCCGAAGCGCGAAGCTGGCCTGTGCAGATATCAGTAGCCAATTGATTCAACAGCCGCCATGCCGAAGTCCAGCTCCACTACCGACCAAATAGAGAAGGGGGAGAAGGCGTGCTACGAAGAGTGAATGGGCCCGACAGAACAGGCGCCTTATTTGAGAGGGACGCTGCAATTCTGCTTGATTTCACCTTGACTTATGCGGGTTCCGAACGCTACTCTATGTACCTTTCGACACCTGAAGATGGGCAGGCGCTGCCCATAGGCTAGGGGTGTCGCTTTTTTCTATTGTGAACGGTGAATTGGAGTTCTCCGTGAGCACAGGGCATCCGGAATTGGTTGCTGCCATTGCCTCTGAGATCGCCGCTTTTGGTCCGATTCCATTTGTTCGCTTCATGGAGTTGGCCCTCTACCACCCACAGTTCGGCTACTACATGCGCGCGCCGGAACACACGACGGAACGGATTGGTTGGCGTGGCGATTTCTACACGAGTTCGGACGTGCACCCGATCCTTGGACAAGCTCTGGCAAAGCAAGCCGAGCAGATGCACCGGTTGCTCGGCCAACCGGGCCAGTTTACCGTCATTGAAATGGGACCCGGCAAAGGGTTGCTGGCGAAACACTTCCTATCGGCTTGCCAGCGTAACTTCAACTCATTGTTCCGGCAGCTTCGGTATGTCCTGATTGAACGAAGCCCCGCCATGCGGGAGGTGCAGCGCAAAAACCTCGATTCCTGGATCGATCAACCGGATCTTCTGACCTGGAAGGAAGATCTTGAAAGTCTCGCGCCCGTCACCGGACTGTTCTTCAGTAATGAACTCGTCGATTCGTTTCCGGTGCACCGAGTTCAAGTGACTTCGAAAGGGATAGAAGAGCTCTGGGTAGACCATCGGGACGGTCGGTTCGTGGAATGCCTGAAACCGTTGTCGTCGGACGCGCTCGCCTCTCACCTCCGCCGCGTGAGGACTGATTGGCCGGAAAGCTATCGTTCCGAGATCAACCTCCATGCGTTGGCCTGGATGGACCAAGTGGCTCGGCATCTGGACCGTGGATTCGTGCTCACCATCGATTACGGTCACACGATGCAGGATCTCTATCAGTCCGACCGAACGGACGGGACGTTCCTCTGTTACTCGCGACACTCCACCCATGAGGATCCATTCACGCGTGTGGGTGACCAAGACATGACCGCCCATGTGGACTTCTCAAGTCTGGCTGCCGCAGGCGAGGAGCGGGGACTTCGGACGAGCGGTTTTACGAATCAACTGAGTTTTCTCATGGGACTCGGTGTCGAACAGATGATGGAGGAGCTGGAACCGGATAGCGGGGAGTTCCACGCGGCGATTCATCTCTTGAAACCGAACGGCATGGGCACCACATTCAAAGTCCTCGTCCAGCACAAGGGAATCCTTGATCCTGAACTCGATGGCCTGAAGTACAAACCGTTCTTTCGTTCGGCGCTCATAGCGCAATCAGCTGCATGAAGGCTCTGGAATGATGGCGTCTAGGACGTTCGGCGACGTTTCACATTTCACGTTTTGCGTTTCACGGTGTCCCCATGAGTAATCCTGGTGTTCCGGAAAACTATTTGCCGATCCTCCTTTTTATCGGTGTGGGCATTGCCCTTGGGACGATCACCCTCTTGGTCGGCCGCTTTGTCCGTCCCAACCAGCCCTATCAGGCCAAGTTATCGCCATATGAAAGCGGAAGTCCGCTCTTTCAGGACGCCCGTGTCCAGTTTCCGATTCGGTACTACATCATCGCGATGCTCTTTGTGATTT is a genomic window containing:
- the ndhC gene encoding NADH-quinone oxidoreductase subunit A, whose translation is MSNPGVPENYLPILLFIGVGIALGTITLLVGRFVRPNQPYQAKLSPYESGSPLFQDARVQFPIRYYIIAMLFVIFDIEIVFMFPWAVAFKSLGLVGLVEMVLFIAILVVGFWYAWKKGALEWD
- a CDS encoding SAM-dependent methyltransferase, with the protein product MSTGHPELVAAIASEIAAFGPIPFVRFMELALYHPQFGYYMRAPEHTTERIGWRGDFYTSSDVHPILGQALAKQAEQMHRLLGQPGQFTVIEMGPGKGLLAKHFLSACQRNFNSLFRQLRYVLIERSPAMREVQRKNLDSWIDQPDLLTWKEDLESLAPVTGLFFSNELVDSFPVHRVQVTSKGIEELWVDHRDGRFVECLKPLSSDALASHLRRVRTDWPESYRSEINLHALAWMDQVARHLDRGFVLTIDYGHTMQDLYQSDRTDGTFLCYSRHSTHEDPFTRVGDQDMTAHVDFSSLAAAGEERGLRTSGFTNQLSFLMGLGVEQMMEELEPDSGEFHAAIHLLKPNGMGTTFKVLVQHKGILDPELDGLKYKPFFRSALIAQSAA
- the secA gene encoding preprotein translocase subunit SecA — protein: MVTQVLNLIFGSKNEREIKTLRPIVEQINGLEAGLTPLSDHALADKTQDFKKRLEAGQTLDDILPEAFAVCREMSRRKLNMRHFDVQLIGGMILHRGRIAEMKTGEGKTLVATLPIYLNALEGKGVHLVTVNDYLAKRDAQWMAQLYHALGLSTGIIQHDASFMYDPTYDASDKRLQHLRPCTRPEAYRADITYGTNNEYGFDYLRDNLVVTDLNQCVQRELNFAIVDEVDSILIDEARTPLIISGPTDQTTDLYYRINAIIPQLKAEDYTIEEKTKTAALTEDGNARVEKLLGVDNLYDPANMDMVHHVVKALQAYTLYKRDVDYVVKDGEVIIVDEFTGRLMPGRRWSDGLHQAVEAKEGVKIANENQTLASVTFQNYFRMYKKLSGMTGTADTEAAEFAKIYNLDVNVVPTNRQMIRQDYADVVYRTEKEKFAAIVEEIKECHERGQPVLVGTISIEKSEKLSGLLNRNGVKHNVLNAKQHEREAEIVAQAGHKGAVTIATNMAGRGTDILLGGNPEFMYKQVLYREENMPESRKLEIYESIRSDCDKDKQEVIALGGLHILGTERHESRRIDNQLRGRAGRQGDPGTSRFYLSLEDDLMRIFASERVSQLMLKLGMEEGVPIEHGMVTRAIANAQKKVEAHNFEIRKQLLEYDDVMNKQREVIYRHRRAVLSGESLTNDLHDMMDSSVESSLNVYCPAEQYPEEWDVKGLTEVMQAQFGLDITQGKNDGGDSLRDVGRDAVLEDLRVHVRDAYTRKEQELGPDLMRFLEKTFMLQVIDHHWKDHLLAMDHLRDGIGLRGYGQKDPLIEYKREGFDLFAGMMERVKADTLDRLFHVQAVRHEGEQPEPPPQPVISRPQPKLTLNRGDEPATAPAPAHRADNKVGRNDPCPCGSGKKYKKCHGA